The following coding sequences lie in one Niabella agricola genomic window:
- a CDS encoding LytR/AlgR family response regulator transcription factor, whose product MSFKIQIVDEDKVSWNLLKFKIESVTDNQLQFLDYCSTMEQAIGAIFMHRPDILIFDLKLLKNKEFEIIESLINQKVFRVKIIVVASSNQLSQLQNIIDIGVTSLIMKPINSNDLRKSISRVIGLLQEEARDMIEDHFITLKANRSLLYVNQRDILFVESNRNICEITFKDGSQKTVNENITFIDQRIHLKELVRIDKSTIINISKIVYLDSDVFNKECKLKLTNGNEINKSLSKIGMSRLYKIVSTNRKNEGRIVF is encoded by the coding sequence ATGAGTTTTAAAATTCAGATTGTTGATGAGGACAAGGTATCATGGAATTTGCTGAAGTTTAAAATAGAGAGTGTAACCGATAACCAATTGCAATTCCTGGATTACTGCTCCACTATGGAACAAGCCATCGGTGCTATTTTCATGCACCGGCCCGATATCCTGATATTCGACCTGAAGCTATTGAAGAATAAAGAATTTGAGATCATCGAAAGCCTCATCAATCAGAAGGTTTTCAGGGTAAAGATCATTGTTGTAGCCTCTTCCAATCAATTAAGTCAGTTGCAGAATATTATCGATATCGGGGTTACTTCACTGATCATGAAACCTATTAATTCCAATGATCTGCGGAAATCGATCAGCCGGGTAATCGGACTACTTCAGGAAGAAGCAAGGGATATGATTGAAGATCATTTTATCACTTTAAAAGCAAACCGCTCACTGCTGTATGTGAATCAACGGGATATTCTTTTTGTAGAATCCAACCGGAACATTTGTGAGATCACATTTAAGGACGGCAGCCAGAAAACGGTGAATGAGAACATCACTTTTATTGATCAGCGTATCCACCTGAAGGAACTGGTCCGGATCGATAAAAGCACCATCATTAACATTTCCAAGATTGTGTATCTTGATAGTGATGTGTTTAACAAAGAGTGTAAGTTAAAATTGACCAACGGAAACGAAATTAACAAATCGCTTAGCAAAATTGGCATGAGCCGCTTATATAAAATCGTATCTACTAACCGCAAAAATGAAGGACGTATTGTTTTTTGA
- a CDS encoding cysteine desulfurase family protein gives MEKIYLDNAATTCLDKEVLDAMLPYMTSGFGNPSSVYSYGRETRLAIETARKTVAKHLNVKPGEIFFTSGGTESNNTAINAAIRDLGCTHIITSGIEHHAVLHTVEHYSTGNTITFSLIKLQSNGHVDLKDLEEQLATQERKCLVTLMHANNEIGNLLAINAVSALCRKYDAVFHSDCVQTVGHYPIDLQRIDIDFISASGHKFHGPKGSGILYVNSNLQIKPFIFGGGQERNMRAGTENVYGIVGFAKALDLAMANYEKEAAFIRGLKQYMAEQLQSKIPSVTFNGDAFGSCLYTVLSASFPQTERSEMLLFNLDIHNICVSGGSACSSGASQGSHVIAALNSAADRVPIRFSFSKYNTKEEIDHTINTLKELL, from the coding sequence ATGGAAAAAATATATTTAGACAATGCCGCAACCACTTGCCTCGATAAGGAAGTACTGGATGCGATGTTACCCTATATGACCTCGGGATTCGGCAATCCGTCTTCTGTGTATTCTTATGGAAGAGAAACCCGGCTGGCCATAGAAACCGCCCGAAAAACAGTGGCAAAACACCTGAATGTAAAACCAGGTGAGATTTTCTTTACTTCCGGTGGAACAGAAAGCAATAATACCGCCATCAATGCCGCAATCCGGGACCTTGGCTGCACCCATATCATTACCTCCGGCATCGAACACCATGCGGTGCTGCACACAGTAGAACATTATAGTACTGGCAATACGATTACCTTCAGCCTGATAAAATTACAATCCAACGGGCATGTAGACCTGAAGGACCTGGAGGAGCAATTAGCCACACAGGAGCGCAAATGCCTGGTTACCCTGATGCATGCTAATAATGAGATCGGAAACCTCCTGGCTATCAATGCAGTTAGTGCATTGTGCAGGAAGTATGACGCCGTTTTTCATTCAGACTGTGTACAAACCGTTGGGCACTACCCGATAGATCTGCAGCGCATTGATATCGATTTTATTTCTGCATCCGGTCATAAATTTCACGGACCAAAAGGCTCGGGAATCCTGTATGTAAACAGTAATCTGCAGATCAAGCCCTTTATTTTTGGCGGCGGGCAGGAGCGCAATATGCGGGCCGGAACAGAAAACGTGTATGGTATTGTAGGTTTTGCCAAGGCGCTGGACCTGGCCATGGCTAATTATGAAAAAGAAGCGGCTTTTATCCGTGGGTTGAAACAATATATGGCGGAGCAACTTCAAAGCAAGATCCCTTCCGTTACGTTTAACGGAGATGCGTTTGGCAGTTGCCTGTACACGGTACTAAGCGCCTCCTTTCCGCAAACAGAACGCTCCGAAATGCTACTCTTCAATCTCGACATTCATAACATCTGCGTGTCGGGCGGAAGCGCCTGCAGCAGTGGGGCCAGTCAGGGTTCCCATGTCATCGCTGCCTTAAACAGCGCTGCGGACCGGGTACCTATCCGTTTTTCCTTTAGTAAATACAATACAAAAGAAGAGATTGATCATACCATTAACACGCTTAAAGAGCTGCTCTGA
- a CDS encoding RICIN domain-containing protein: MKNLTLSLLALTAVFSISCSKSSFSDKPATPRCAGEGPSVTEQFDITGPDQVCAGTPESYVIKGTSAGSPGGAFPSYGYVTWSVDDTSKASIQVFGANSDSAVVTRKAPGNFNVKAFILITLCEGGSGQLPNKNVGDCVAPPSIISGGVYHIVSVLDSNYEIGVDTSSYSPLYPVNGLLQLVNNDSLTRFYYAWTLNGSSGDYAMNFYNLDYAMANISSTLRLNYYSSSAPVWKLVPTNDGYYRIEDSGGNILTIPGSSPGAGTQLQLSGTSGGLNQKWKLIPILRVSDPAPRETMTVVSNGFTGDIVLTNQTTSAQTTISNIVPGTSRTFYINTTSQYTIGVTNNSGTSTIYVSMKNYGGTRNWSFSGSSYTTGNYNAWTYGGPYVLRLSVNGL, encoded by the coding sequence ATGAAAAATCTAACGCTCTCATTGCTGGCATTAACAGCAGTATTCAGTATTTCCTGTTCTAAATCTTCGTTTAGCGATAAGCCGGCGACGCCAAGGTGTGCGGGTGAAGGTCCTTCAGTAACTGAGCAGTTTGATATTACTGGTCCGGATCAGGTATGTGCCGGTACACCTGAATCATATGTGATCAAAGGAACAAGTGCTGGTTCCCCCGGAGGCGCTTTCCCTTCATATGGATATGTAACATGGAGTGTTGATGATACTTCGAAGGCATCCATACAGGTGTTTGGTGCTAATTCTGATTCTGCTGTTGTTACACGAAAGGCTCCTGGAAATTTTAATGTAAAGGCGTTTATTCTTATAACTCTCTGTGAGGGAGGATCAGGGCAATTGCCAAATAAGAATGTTGGCGACTGCGTGGCGCCTCCGTCTATTATTTCGGGCGGTGTCTACCACATTGTATCAGTGCTCGATTCTAATTACGAGATTGGAGTAGACACTTCTTCCTACTCCCCTTTATACCCCGTAAACGGACTTTTACAATTGGTGAATAATGACAGTCTCACAAGGTTCTACTATGCCTGGACATTGAATGGTAGTTCCGGTGATTATGCGATGAACTTCTACAACCTGGATTATGCAATGGCAAATATCAGCAGTACACTTAGGCTCAATTACTATAGTTCCTCAGCGCCTGTATGGAAATTGGTTCCAACCAATGATGGCTATTACCGGATAGAAGATTCCGGAGGTAATATATTGACGATACCTGGTTCCAGTCCGGGTGCCGGAACGCAATTACAATTGTCAGGTACCTCCGGCGGGTTGAATCAAAAATGGAAGCTGATTCCCATTCTGCGGGTAAGCGACCCGGCGCCAAGGGAAACCATGACCGTCGTTTCTAATGGTTTTACCGGGGATATTGTACTAACGAATCAAACAACGTCAGCACAAACAACCATCAGTAATATCGTACCCGGCACTTCACGTACCTTTTATATAAATACGACGTCCCAATATACGATCGGCGTTACAAATAATTCTGGAACATCAACCATCTATGTATCCATGAAAAATTATGGAGGAACGCGGAATTGGTCGTTCAGTGGTTCGTCCTATACGACTGGAAACTATAATGCCTGGACATATGGCGGCCCCTATGTTTTGCGGCTTTCTGTAAATGGTCTATAG